In a genomic window of Thermomicrobiales bacterium:
- the rnc gene encoding ribonuclease III, with protein MSQWLPDDDRVERAMTALGVEFHDPALLQLALVHRSILNEQGADSAATIVASNERLEFLGDALLGMITAEWLYRQYPDQPEGTLTSYRVALVRTETLAEWATDTGLHELIYLARGEMGDGSDIRPRILAGAFEAALGAIYLDRGMDVATQFMLAILDADADRVMGDSETTNYKGRLQELIQNREKLTPGYQTVQATGPDHARTFVVEAVLGDRILGTGSGSNKRAAEQDAARDALDRLALEGIVETDGRPL; from the coding sequence TTGTCGCAATGGCTGCCGGACGACGATCGCGTCGAACGCGCGATGACCGCGCTCGGCGTTGAGTTCCACGATCCGGCGCTGTTGCAGCTGGCACTCGTTCACCGCTCCATTCTCAACGAGCAGGGGGCTGATTCGGCGGCCACGATCGTCGCCTCGAATGAGCGGCTCGAATTCCTCGGCGATGCGCTGCTGGGAATGATCACCGCCGAATGGCTCTACCGGCAGTATCCAGATCAACCCGAGGGCACGCTGACGTCCTACCGCGTTGCGCTCGTCCGGACGGAGACGCTGGCCGAATGGGCGACAGACACAGGGCTGCACGAGCTGATCTATCTCGCTCGTGGTGAGATGGGCGATGGCAGCGACATCCGCCCGCGTATCCTCGCCGGAGCGTTCGAGGCAGCGTTGGGCGCGATCTATCTGGATCGTGGCATGGACGTCGCCACGCAGTTCATGCTGGCGATACTCGATGCCGATGCCGACCGGGTCATGGGCGATAGCGAGACAACGAATTACAAGGGGCGACTCCAGGAGCTGATCCAGAATCGTGAAAAGCTCACGCCGGGGTACCAGACGGTCCAGGCGACCGGGCCTGACCATGCGCGCACGTTCGTCGTGGAGGCGGTGCTGGGAGATCGAATCCTTGGCACCGGCAGCGGCTCAAACAAACGAGCAGCCGAGCAGGACGCGGCGCGTGATGCGCTTGATCGCCTGGCTCTAGAAGGGATCGTTGAGACCGATGGCCGGCCTCTATGA
- the fabF gene encoding beta-ketoacyl-ACP synthase II produces MEAGTGPLRRRVVVTGVGALSPLARGAEESWQRALAGSSGISYIERWDTGDFPIRIAGEIKDTPELPWIDPKAARNVARYAKFGLVAAAEAIEAAGLDTAEYDHTRAGVMLGTGAGGMESIVSMTRTFDARGYGRVSPHFMTTFPHNMGSYHIAQAFKLHGPNATVSTACATGAQAIGDAFDVVRRGQADIMVAGGAEHAVFPLFVASFIVQKATSPRNDPPEEASRPFDAGRDGFVIGEGAGVLVLEELEHALARGATIYAEMLGAGTSSDAYHPIAPEPDGRGAALAITAAINDGGIDPSQIDYINAHAASTPLGDAAETAAIKRALGEENAQRVAISSTKSMTGHMMGATGGVEAVMTVLSVRDGRVHPTLNYETPDPACDLDYVADGARDLNIRVAIKNSFGLGGQNACIAFGKWTGN; encoded by the coding sequence ATGGAAGCTGGGACCGGGCCATTGCGGAGGCGTGTCGTCGTGACTGGCGTCGGCGCTCTGTCGCCACTGGCGCGCGGCGCGGAAGAGAGCTGGCAGCGCGCGCTGGCAGGCTCGTCCGGCATCTCCTATATCGAACGCTGGGACACCGGGGACTTCCCGATCCGCATCGCCGGGGAGATCAAAGACACGCCCGAGCTGCCCTGGATCGATCCGAAGGCAGCCCGCAACGTCGCGCGCTACGCGAAGTTCGGGCTGGTGGCTGCCGCAGAAGCGATCGAAGCCGCCGGGCTGGACACTGCTGAGTACGACCATACCCGGGCCGGCGTCATGCTCGGCACTGGTGCAGGTGGTATGGAGTCGATTGTCTCGATGACGCGTACCTTCGATGCACGCGGCTATGGCCGCGTCTCTCCGCACTTCATGACGACCTTCCCACACAACATGGGCTCGTATCACATCGCACAGGCGTTCAAGCTGCACGGCCCCAACGCCACCGTCTCGACCGCCTGCGCTACCGGGGCACAAGCCATCGGCGATGCGTTCGACGTCGTGCGGCGCGGTCAGGCGGACATCATGGTGGCCGGCGGCGCAGAGCACGCCGTCTTCCCGCTCTTCGTTGCCTCGTTTATCGTCCAGAAGGCCACCTCGCCACGCAACGACCCGCCCGAAGAGGCCAGCCGACCGTTCGATGCCGGACGCGATGGCTTCGTCATCGGCGAGGGCGCGGGCGTGCTGGTGCTGGAGGAGCTGGAGCACGCGCTGGCGCGCGGCGCGACGATCTACGCCGAGATGCTCGGCGCAGGGACGTCGTCCGACGCCTACCACCCGATCGCGCCGGAGCCGGATGGCCGCGGCGCGGCGCTGGCGATCACCGCCGCGATCAACGATGGCGGCATCGACCCATCGCAGATCGACTACATCAATGCCCACGCCGCCTCGACCCCGCTGGGCGATGCCGCCGAGACCGCCGCGATCAAGCGCGCGCTCGGCGAAGAGAACGCACAACGGGTCGCCATCTCATCCACCAAGTCGATGACTGGCCACATGATGGGCGCGACCGGCGGCGTTGAGGCCGTCATGACCGTGCTGAGCGTCCGCGATGGTCGGGTCCATCCGACGCTCAACTACGAAACACCGGACCCCGCCTGCGACCTCGATTATGTCGCCGACGGTGCCCGCGACCTGAATATCCGCGTCGCCATCAAGAACTCTTTCGGACTCGGCGGACAGAACGCCTGCATCGCCTTCGGCAAGTGGACGGGGAACTAG
- a CDS encoding urea carboxylase-associated family protein: MTITSTDNPLAGRVPRRAAQVRPAKAQAFEVKENQFLQITDMSGKQVACVIMFNLHDFDEMLSVSETRSANNTLMLRRDDGIYSNRRERLFTMIQDTVGRHDMLLPACNARRYVDDYGLEGHRNCHDNFVNALRERGYDIAPDRLPDPINFFMHLAFKGRGELDIREPLSRRNDQVLLKAHVDTLAVVSACPQDQNAMNGFAPTDILVRVYA; this comes from the coding sequence ATGACGATCACCAGTACCGACAACCCGCTCGCCGGGCGCGTGCCGCGCCGCGCCGCACAAGTGCGACCAGCCAAAGCCCAGGCATTCGAAGTCAAGGAGAACCAGTTCCTGCAGATCACGGACATGAGTGGCAAGCAGGTCGCCTGCGTCATCATGTTCAATCTGCACGACTTCGACGAGATGCTCTCGGTATCCGAGACACGCTCGGCAAACAACACGCTGATGTTGCGGCGCGACGACGGTATCTACTCGAATCGCCGCGAACGCCTGTTCACCATGATTCAGGACACCGTCGGCCGCCACGACATGCTGCTGCCGGCCTGCAACGCCCGTCGCTATGTTGATGACTACGGGCTGGAGGGGCACCGCAACTGCCACGACAACTTCGTGAATGCCCTGCGTGAACGTGGCTACGACATCGCGCCGGACCGCCTGCCCGACCCGATCAACTTCTTCATGCACCTCGCCTTCAAAGGTCGTGGCGAGCTGGATATCCGCGAGCCGCTATCGCGACGCAACGATCAGGTCCTGCTCAAGGCACACGTCGACACACTCGCCGTCGTCTCCGCTTGCCCGCAGGACCAGAACGCGATGAACGGCTTCGCACCAACCGATATCCTCGTCCGCGTCTACGCCTGA
- a CDS encoding thioredoxin family protein, with product MTISKDQYAKGITVDQFVNDMQVNKEKFVENIDAFTVTDEDRAFFDANPISIAAFGEDWCTDVIQFLPVVAKLANELSSVDVRVFKRDENLDLMQPYLKEGKYQSIPVFVVHDANWNELGHFIERPAAVTAQMATETLRFAKENPHLEGVNRTYEHMSEETRQAVRANSSNFRWSNMDAWNRIFIDDLKALITSGATAGAAADD from the coding sequence ATGACGATCAGCAAGGATCAGTACGCCAAGGGCATTACCGTTGACCAGTTCGTCAACGACATGCAGGTCAACAAGGAGAAGTTCGTCGAGAACATCGACGCCTTCACCGTGACCGACGAGGATCGTGCGTTCTTCGATGCCAACCCGATCTCGATCGCAGCCTTCGGCGAAGACTGGTGCACCGATGTCATCCAGTTCCTGCCGGTCGTCGCCAAGCTGGCCAACGAGCTCTCGTCGGTCGATGTGCGCGTCTTCAAGCGCGATGAGAATCTGGACCTGATGCAGCCGTATCTGAAGGAAGGCAAGTATCAGTCGATCCCGGTCTTCGTCGTCCACGACGCCAACTGGAATGAGCTGGGCCACTTCATCGAGCGACCAGCCGCCGTCACCGCCCAGATGGCAACCGAGACGCTGCGCTTTGCCAAGGAGAACCCGCATCTCGAAGGCGTGAACCGCACCTACGAGCACATGTCCGAAGAGACACGCCAGGCAGTGCGCGCCAACTCATCCAACTTCCGCTGGAGCAACATGGACGCCTGGAACCGCATCTTCATCGATGACCTCAAGGCGCTCATCACCAGCGGCGCGACCGCCGGCGCTGCCGCCGACGACTAA
- a CDS encoding HD domain-containing protein — MAGLDQYIPERAWFDRQAQRAYAGTHGIGHITRVLVWSEQIAERFKAPLRREELLWAAGLHDIKRWDDGIDPDHGARAAEWVRDEFANVRPDAAGMLDLDLVAALCRDHQRSDHLIEDWTDELRVLKDADGLERVRIHDLDPHRLRLQDISPALEPRARDLMQRSVALGNTADAVRSVAEEMGLWV, encoded by the coding sequence ATGGCGGGGCTGGACCAGTACATTCCCGAGCGCGCCTGGTTCGACCGGCAGGCGCAGCGCGCCTATGCCGGGACGCACGGCATTGGCCACATCACCCGTGTGCTGGTCTGGTCCGAACAGATTGCCGAGCGGTTCAAGGCTCCGCTGCGCCGTGAGGAGCTGCTCTGGGCAGCGGGGCTGCACGACATCAAGCGCTGGGATGACGGGATCGACCCCGACCACGGAGCGCGGGCGGCCGAGTGGGTGCGGGACGAGTTCGCCAACGTCCGGCCAGACGCCGCCGGGATGCTCGATCTCGACCTCGTCGCCGCCCTCTGTCGCGATCATCAGCGCTCCGACCACCTGATTGAGGACTGGACGGACGAGCTGCGTGTCCTGAAGGATGCCGATGGCCTGGAGCGCGTGCGCATCCACGACCTCGACCCGCACCGTCTGCGGCTGCAAGACATATCGCCCGCCCTTGAGCCACGAGCCCGGGATCTGATGCAGCGCAGCGTCGCGCTCGGCAACACCGCCGACGCGGTGCGCAGCGTTGCTGAGGAGATGGGACTGTGGGTGTGA
- a CDS encoding asparaginase, giving the protein MDDVPPVLAELTRNGVVESVHRGWIAVTRGDGTLVAAVGDPERVTFPRSAMKPFQAVALVESGAVDQFGFSEAELAICCASHSGEPLHRETVAGILAKIGQPATALLGAIDPAWNAERERLAAEGDEVTQRLAQNCSGKHSGMLASCVAKGYPTATYDHLDHPHQQAIRAIVAQFWDVPEDELVFGLDNCTLPAFAAPIRNVATGWARIADPDSAPPAHRDAIRRIADAMGSEPFMVSGTGGLNTILMEVTKGRIVSKDGAEGVSCMGLRDLGLGVTIKIEDGSFRAHGVIVREVLRHLDAITPAEDAALAAAFSERLESNREQHVGDIRAAIDWSQA; this is encoded by the coding sequence ATGGACGATGTTCCGCCGGTTCTGGCGGAGTTGACGCGCAACGGTGTTGTGGAGAGCGTGCATCGCGGCTGGATCGCCGTGACACGCGGAGATGGCACGCTGGTGGCCGCCGTGGGCGACCCGGAGCGGGTGACGTTCCCGCGGTCGGCGATGAAGCCGTTTCAGGCGGTCGCGCTCGTCGAGAGCGGTGCGGTCGATCAGTTCGGCTTCAGCGAGGCGGAGCTGGCGATCTGCTGCGCGTCGCATTCCGGCGAGCCGCTACACCGCGAGACGGTGGCCGGCATTCTGGCGAAGATCGGCCAGCCGGCGACAGCGCTGCTCGGTGCGATCGACCCGGCGTGGAACGCCGAGCGCGAGCGGCTGGCTGCAGAGGGTGATGAGGTTACGCAGCGTCTGGCCCAGAACTGCTCCGGCAAGCACTCTGGGATGCTCGCTTCCTGCGTCGCCAAAGGCTATCCGACTGCGACCTACGACCACCTCGACCATCCGCACCAGCAGGCAATCCGCGCGATCGTCGCGCAGTTCTGGGACGTGCCGGAGGACGAGCTCGTCTTCGGTCTGGACAACTGCACGCTGCCGGCATTTGCCGCGCCGATCCGCAATGTTGCTACCGGCTGGGCGCGGATCGCCGACCCGGACTCCGCCCCGCCCGCGCATCGCGATGCCATCCGCCGTATCGCCGACGCGATGGGCAGCGAGCCATTCATGGTGTCAGGTACCGGCGGGCTGAACACGATCCTGATGGAGGTCACCAAGGGCCGCATCGTCTCGAAGGATGGCGCAGAGGGTGTGTCGTGTATGGGTCTGCGTGATCTCGGGCTGGGCGTGACGATCAAGATCGAGGACGGCTCGTTCCGTGCCCACGGCGTGATCGTCCGCGAGGTGCTGCGCCATCTCGACGCCATCACGCCGGCGGAGGATGCCGCGCTCGCCGCCGCGTTCAGCGAGCGGCTGGAGTCTAACCGCGAACAGCACGTTGGCGACATCCGCGCCGCGATCGACTGGTCGCAGGCCTGA